Proteins encoded within one genomic window of Platichthys flesus chromosome 13, fPlaFle2.1, whole genome shotgun sequence:
- the si:ch73-390b10.2 gene encoding Golgi pH regulator, with translation MSFVVDSVIMFTSQVLFFGFGWLFFMRRLFKDYEVRQYIVQVVFSITFAFSCTMFELIIFEILGALSTSSRYFHWKLNLYVILLVLIFVVPFYIGYFVVSNIRLLARQKLLFACMVWFTFMYFFWKLGDPFPILSPKHGILSIEQLISRVGVIGVTLMALLSGFGAVNCPYTYMSYFLRNVTDSDILALERRLLQTMDMIVSKKKRIAMTRRQMYQRGEDQNKQTGFWGMIKSVTSTQTGSENLSLIQQEVDGLEELSRQLFLETVDLQATKERIEYSRTFQGKYFNFLGYFFSIYCVWKIFMATINIVFDRVGKTDPVTRGIEITVNYLGIQFDVKFWSQHISFILVGIIIVTSIRGLLITLTKFFYAISSSKSSNVIVLVLAQIMGMYFVSSVLLMRMSMPLEYRSIVTEVLGELQFNFYHRWFDVIFLVSALSSILFLYLAHKQAPEKHISF, from the exons ATGTCGTTCGTGGTGGACTCCGTCATCATGTTCACCTCACAG GTGCTGTTCTTTGGATTTGGTTGGTTATTCTTTATGCGGAGACTTTTCAAAGACTATGAG GTGCGACAGTACATCGTCCAAGTGGTTTTCTCCATCACGTTTGCTTTTTCGTGTACCATGTTTGAGCTCATCATCTTCGAGATTCTAGGTGCCTTAAGTACCAG CTCCAGGTATTTCCACTGGAAGCTGAATCTGTACGTGATCCTTCTGGTTCTCATCTTCGTGGTGCCTTTTTACATCGGATACTTTGTCGTCAGCAACATACGCCTGC TGGCGAGACAGAAGCTTCTTTTCGCCTGCATGGTGTGGTTTACCTTCATGTATTTCTTCTGGAAGTTGGGAGACCCATTTCCCATCCTCAGTCCCAAACATG GCATCCTGTCCATCGAGCAGCTCATCAGTCGAGTTGGTGTGATCGGCGTCACTCTCATGGCTCTGCTGTCTGGGTTTGGTGCTGTAAACTGTCCCTACACGTACATGTCCTATTTCCTCAG AAATGTAACAGACAGTGACATCCTTGCTCTTGAGCGGCGACTGCTCCAAACTATGGATATGATTGTGAGCAAGAAGAAACG AATTGCTATGACCCGGAGGCAGATGTACCAACGCGGAGAAGACCAGAACAAACAGACTGGATTTTGGGGCATGATCAAGAGTGTTACCTCGACCCAAACAGGCAGCGAAA ACCTCTCTCTGATCCAGCAGGAAGTTGATGGTCTGGAAGAGCTGAGTCGGCAACTCTTTCTGGAGACTGTTGACCTGCAAGCTaccaag GAGCGAATTGAGTACTCGAGGACATTCCAGGGGAAATACTTCAACTTCCTCGGATATTTCTTTTCCATCTATTGTGTTTGGAAAATCTTCATG GCCACaataaacattgtgtttgacCGAGTGGGGAAAACGGATCCAGTGACCAGGGGCATTGAAATTACAGTGAACTACTTGGGTATCCAGTTTGAt GTTAAGTTTTGGTCTCAACACATCTCTTTCATCCTGGTGGGAATAATAATCGTTACATCCATACGTGGCTTACTCATCACCCTCACCAAG TTCTTCTATGCAATATCAAGCAGCAAGTCGTCCAATGTCATCGTGCTCGTCCTGGCTCAGATAatg GGGATGTATTTCGTATCATCTGTCCTGCTGATGCGCATGAGCATGCCGCTGGAGTATCGCTCCATTGTGACTGAGGTTCTCGGAGAGCTGCAGTTCAACTTCTATCACCGCTGGTTTGACGTCATCTTCCTGGTCAGCGCCCTCTCCAGCATCCTCTTTCTttatcttgctcacaaacaggCACCAGAGAAACACATTTCCTTCTGA
- the pdzk1 gene encoding Na(+)/H(+) exchange regulatory cofactor NHE-RF3, producing the protein MAEYKPKVISLTKRPGQTFGFYLRLEHGEEGHLVRCLDMGGPAELAGMKDGDRIIRVNGTFTDELSHSVVADLVRNSGASCTFHILNEASFKQAKAEGVNLSKPQNTSVANGVAKQVPNPKLCYLLKSSSEYGFSLRSDKSEPGLFMTAVTPGSVADRAGVKANDRLLEVNGETVEDSTHDQAVDKMRLAGANIMFLLADEETVMYYQSKRMKIEACLATTKYLPHKPRIIKITKGPDGYGFLLREEPNQTGHFIRDIDRGSPAERSGLKDMDRLVAVDGEDMDRCTHQQVVDKIRQSGKDCYLLVVDKDTDQLYGQGKVSPMLFWEEMKGSNSPPSYTEAINLPATVQQASQVQVREEEHKPKLCKMEKTSAGYGFHLKGIQGLHGQYLEVEKGGAADRAGLNDDDVVVEVNGVNVEQSTHEEVVEIIRDSGSSLEMLVAKKSVYHQLTAKGVSITRLLLEETSYAQVHNQESKEEARPETPSGTARERVSSVTSTASHNSFDERL; encoded by the exons ATGGCAGAGTACAAACCGAAGGTGATATCTCTTACCAAGAGGCCGGGTCAGACATTTGGCTTCTATCTGAGGCTGGAGCATGGCGAAGAGGGTCACCTGGTTCGCTGTCTGGATATGGGAGGACCGGCTGAACTGGCAGGCATGAAAGATGGAGACCGCATTATCCGGGTCAATGGAACATTTACTGATGAACTGTCCCATTCAGTG GTGGCGGACCTGGTGAGAAACAGTGGAGCCTCTTGCACGTTCCACATCCTGAATGAAGCCTCCTTCAAGCAGGCAAAAGCAGAGGGAGTAAACTTGTCCAAGCCTCAGAACACGTCGGTCGCAAATGGTGTCGCCAAACAAGTTCCAAATCCAAAACTCTGCTACTTGCTCAAGTCCAGCTCCGAATACGGGTTTTCTCTTCGCTCAGACAAAAGTGAG CCTGGTTTGTTTATGACGGCGGTGACCCCAGGAAGTGTGGCTGACAGAGCCGGGGTCAAAGCCAACGACCGCCTGTTGGAAGTCAACGGAGAGACCGTGGAAGACTCCACACACGACCAAGCTGTGGACAAGATGAGACTGGCAGGGGCCAACATTATGTTCCTATTGGCTGATGAGGAAACAGTCATGTACTATCAGAGCAAGCGGATGAAGATTGAAGCCTGTTTAGCCACGACCAAGTACCTCCCTCACAAGCCACGCATAATCAAAATTACCAAAGGACCTGATGGGTATGGCTTCTTGCTAAGGGAGGAGCCCAACCAAACAG GACACTTCATCAGGGACATAGACAGAGGCAGCCCAGCAGAACGATCAGGTCTGAAGGACATGGACAGACTGGTGGCTGTGGATGGCGAGGACATGGACAGATGCACGCATCAGCAGGTAGTGGATAAGATCAGGCAGAGTGGCAAAGATTGCTACCTCCTGGTGGTGGACAAAGACACGGATCAACTTTATGGGCAG GGGAAAGTGTCTCCTATGCTTTTctgggaggagatgaagggTTCCAATTCACCACCCAGTTACACAGAGGCCATCAATTTACCTGCTACCGTCCAACAAGCATCACAAGTCCAGGTGAGGGAAGAGGAGCACAAGCCCAAACTCTGTAAGATGGAGAAGACCTCAGCTGGATATGGCTTCCACCTTAAAGGCATCCAAGGATTGCATGGACAGTACCTTGAG GTGGAGAAGGGTGGAGCGGCTGACAGGGCAGGCCTGAACGACGACGACGTTGTGGTGGAGGTGAACGGTGTGAATGTGGAACAGAGTACCcatgaggaggtggtggagattATTCGCGACAGTGGCAGCTCTCTGGAGATGCTGGTGGCTAAAAAGAGCGTCTATCACCAGCTCACGGCTAAAGGAGTGAGCATCACACGGCTGCTACTTGAGGAAACATCCTATGCTCAAGTTCATAATCAAGAGAGCAAGGAGGAGGCCAGACCTGAAACACCATCTGGAACAGCAAGAGAGCGG gTCTCATCAGTGACGTCAACTGCATCTCACAACAGTTTCGACGAGAGGCTCTGA